One part of the Truepera radiovictrix DSM 17093 genome encodes these proteins:
- a CDS encoding inositol monophosphatase family protein gives MNSLRGFLHTAIRAARAAAHLHRSSIGSDLGVAIKTSEADLVTRVDKESEALIREVLLSSYPDHVVLGEEEGQPGGDAPYRWIVDPLDGTLNYAHAFPFYCVSIALEVEGTVQVGVVLDSARGELFSATRGGGAYLNGAPIEVSRQRTVAQAMLGTGFAYAEDAIAQNVEVFARMLSRCRAVRRLGAAALDLAYVAAGRLDGFWQLQLKPWDVAAGLLLVEEAGGRVSNGSGEPYRMGDGALVAANAHLHDELVTALGLADRAALPQ, from the coding sequence ATGAACTCGCTTAGAGGCTTTTTGCACACGGCCATCCGCGCGGCGCGAGCGGCGGCGCATCTGCACCGCTCGAGCATCGGCAGCGACCTCGGCGTCGCCATCAAGACGAGCGAGGCCGACCTCGTCACGCGCGTCGACAAGGAGAGCGAGGCGCTCATCCGCGAGGTGCTGCTGTCGAGCTACCCCGACCACGTCGTCTTGGGCGAGGAGGAGGGGCAACCGGGCGGCGACGCCCCCTACCGCTGGATCGTCGACCCCCTGGACGGTACGCTCAACTACGCTCACGCCTTCCCCTTCTACTGCGTTTCGATCGCTCTAGAGGTCGAGGGGACGGTGCAGGTCGGGGTGGTGCTCGATTCGGCCCGCGGCGAGCTCTTTAGCGCCACCCGCGGCGGCGGCGCTTACCTCAACGGCGCCCCTATCGAGGTCAGCCGTCAGCGCACGGTCGCGCAGGCGATGTTGGGAACCGGTTTCGCCTACGCGGAGGACGCGATCGCGCAGAACGTCGAGGTCTTCGCGCGGATGCTGAGCCGCTGCCGCGCGGTGCGCCGTCTCGGCGCCGCGGCGCTCGACCTCGCTTACGTCGCCGCGGGGCGGCTCGACGGCTTTTGGCAGCTGCAGCTTAAACCGTGGGACGTCGCCGCCGGCCTCTTGCTGGTCGAAGAGGCGGGGGGGCGTGTGTCCAATGGGAGCGGCGAGCCCTACCGCATGGGGGATGGGGCGCTCGTCGCGGCAAACGCCCACCTCCACGACGAGCTCGTCACGGCGCTCGGGCTCGCCGACCGCGCCGCCCTCCCCCAGTAA
- a CDS encoding HU family DNA-binding protein, whose amino-acid sequence MAKAKTVSKADLVDKVAEDTGMRKKDVKTIVDTMIDQVSQHLNNGDKVQLTGFGTFEVRERRARTGVKPGTTERIEIPASKYPAFKPGKALKEKIEAHS is encoded by the coding sequence ATGGCGAAAGCGAAGACGGTGTCGAAGGCCGATCTCGTCGACAAAGTTGCCGAAGATACGGGCATGCGTAAAAAAGACGTCAAGACGATCGTCGACACCATGATCGATCAGGTGAGCCAGCACCTCAACAACGGCGACAAGGTGCAGCTGACCGGCTTCGGCACCTTCGAGGTTCGCGAGCGCCGCGCCCGCACCGGGGTCAAACCCGGCACCACCGAGCGCATCGAGATCCCCGCGAGCAAGTACCCCGCCTTCAAACCCGGCAAGGCGCTTAAAGAGAAGATCGAAGCGCACTCGTAA
- the uvrA gene encoding excinuclease ABC subunit UvrA: MQNLTIRGARAHNLKNVSTTLPRNAFIVFTGPSGSGKSTLAFDTIYAEGQRRYVESLSAYARQFLGLMDKPDVDAIEGLSPAISIDQKTTSHNPRSTVGTVTEIHDYLRLLFARAGKPHCPTCGRPIERQSASEIVDRLLERFAGQRALVLAPLVRGRKGEYKKLFEGLKKEGFARVRVDGEVRTLDEALKLNLEKYEKHDIDLVADRVRISADDRARLAESVELALHKGEGLVRVSLPDVGRDELFSERFACPEHGTALEELEPRVFSFNSPYGACTHCTGLGARQEFDPKLLVPDDELSIAQGAIAAWSGSKGDGNKVFYWDRLKALAEHLHFDLKTPWKDLTEGAQRTILYGSDEAIEVVYKRGGRETMRFQVAFEGVIPNLERRYREASSDYAREKIEAFMSLVPCPKCGGSRYKPEVLAVRVAGRNIAELSSLTVLEARRFFGELTLPEPAASIAAPILREVGARLGFLENVGLDYLTLDRSANTLSGGEAQRIRLATQVGSGLTGVLYVLDEPSIGLHPRDNSRLLKTLLHLRDLGNTLIVVEHDEETMRAADYLVDLGPGAGIHGGTIVAEGTPEALMRHPTSLTAAYLRGEKKIEVPSTRRSGNGKTLTIVGATEHNLKDVSVALPLGTLTCITGASGSGKSTLVHRILHASLAKRLYRAKETPGAHRAIHGAEHIDKVIEIDQTPIGRTPRSNPATYTGIFTEIRDLFTRAPEARKRGYKPGRFSFNVKGGRCEACKGDGTVKVEMYFLPDIYVPCEVCKGARYNRETLEVKIRGRSIADVLDMTVDEGVDFFENIPNIARKLQLMQDVGLGYIKIGQPSPTLSGGEAQRVKLAAELGKRSTGKTLYILDEPTTGLHFDDVRKLLGVLHRLVEGGNTLVVIEHNLDVIKTADWIVDLGPDGGARGGSIVAEGTPEAVAAHPTSSTGAYLRLIPELAARLPELTPA; encoded by the coding sequence TTGCAGAACCTCACCATCCGCGGCGCCCGGGCCCACAACCTGAAAAACGTCTCGACCACCCTGCCCCGAAACGCGTTTATCGTCTTTACCGGCCCCTCCGGCTCCGGCAAGTCGACGTTAGCGTTCGACACCATCTACGCCGAGGGGCAGCGGCGCTACGTCGAGTCGCTCTCGGCCTACGCCAGGCAGTTTCTGGGCCTCATGGACAAACCCGACGTCGACGCCATCGAGGGTCTCTCGCCGGCGATCAGCATCGACCAGAAGACCACCTCGCACAACCCGCGCTCGACCGTCGGGACGGTGACCGAGATCCACGACTACCTGCGCCTGCTGTTCGCCCGCGCCGGCAAGCCCCACTGCCCTACCTGCGGCCGGCCCATCGAACGGCAGTCGGCCTCGGAGATCGTCGACCGGCTTTTGGAGCGTTTTGCCGGGCAGCGCGCGCTCGTACTCGCACCGCTCGTGCGGGGCCGCAAGGGGGAGTACAAAAAGCTCTTTGAAGGGCTTAAAAAGGAGGGGTTCGCCCGCGTCCGCGTCGACGGCGAGGTCAGGACGCTCGACGAAGCGCTCAAACTCAACCTCGAAAAGTACGAAAAGCACGACATCGACCTCGTCGCCGACCGCGTCCGCATCAGCGCCGACGACCGCGCGCGCCTCGCCGAGTCGGTCGAGCTCGCGCTGCATAAGGGCGAGGGCCTCGTGCGGGTCTCGCTACCCGACGTGGGGCGCGATGAGCTCTTTAGCGAGCGCTTCGCCTGCCCCGAACACGGCACCGCGCTCGAGGAGCTCGAGCCGCGCGTGTTCTCCTTTAATTCCCCCTACGGCGCCTGCACCCACTGTACGGGGCTCGGCGCGCGCCAAGAGTTCGACCCCAAACTGCTCGTCCCCGACGACGAACTCTCCATCGCACAGGGCGCCATCGCCGCCTGGAGCGGGAGCAAGGGTGACGGCAACAAGGTGTTCTACTGGGACCGCCTCAAAGCGCTCGCCGAGCACCTGCACTTCGATCTCAAAACCCCCTGGAAGGACCTGACGGAGGGGGCGCAAAGGACCATTTTGTACGGCAGCGACGAGGCCATCGAGGTCGTCTACAAGCGCGGTGGCCGCGAGACGATGCGCTTTCAGGTGGCGTTTGAGGGGGTCATCCCCAACCTCGAGCGGCGCTACCGCGAGGCGAGCTCGGACTACGCGCGCGAAAAGATCGAGGCCTTTATGTCGCTCGTGCCGTGCCCCAAGTGCGGCGGCTCGCGCTACAAACCCGAGGTGCTCGCCGTCAGGGTCGCGGGGCGCAACATCGCCGAGCTCTCGAGCCTGACGGTTTTAGAGGCGCGGCGCTTTTTCGGCGAGCTGACGCTCCCCGAACCGGCCGCCTCGATCGCCGCGCCGATTCTGCGTGAGGTCGGTGCCCGCTTGGGCTTTTTAGAGAACGTCGGGCTCGACTACCTCACCCTCGACCGGAGCGCGAACACCCTTTCGGGGGGCGAAGCGCAGCGCATCCGGCTTGCGACGCAGGTCGGCAGCGGCCTCACGGGGGTGCTCTACGTCCTCGACGAACCCTCCATCGGGCTGCACCCGCGGGACAACTCGAGGCTGCTCAAGACCCTTTTGCACCTGCGCGACCTCGGCAACACGCTGATCGTCGTCGAGCACGACGAGGAGACGATGCGCGCCGCCGATTACCTCGTCGACTTGGGGCCAGGGGCGGGGATCCACGGCGGCACCATCGTCGCCGAAGGCACCCCCGAGGCGCTCATGCGCCACCCCACCTCGCTCACCGCTGCCTACTTACGCGGCGAGAAGAAGATCGAGGTACCGAGCACGCGCCGTAGCGGCAACGGCAAAACGCTCACGATCGTCGGCGCCACGGAGCACAACCTCAAAGACGTGAGCGTCGCGCTGCCTCTGGGCACGCTCACCTGCATCACCGGCGCCTCGGGGTCGGGCAAATCCACCTTGGTGCACCGCATCTTGCACGCGAGCCTCGCCAAAAGGCTCTACCGCGCCAAAGAGACGCCCGGAGCGCACCGCGCCATCCACGGGGCCGAGCACATCGACAAGGTGATCGAGATCGACCAGACCCCCATCGGGCGCACCCCGCGTTCGAACCCGGCGACCTACACGGGGATCTTTACCGAGATCCGCGACCTCTTCACCCGCGCGCCCGAAGCGCGCAAACGCGGCTACAAACCGGGGCGGTTTTCGTTCAACGTCAAAGGCGGTCGCTGCGAAGCCTGCAAAGGCGACGGCACGGTCAAGGTCGAGATGTACTTCCTGCCCGACATCTACGTTCCCTGCGAGGTGTGCAAGGGAGCGCGCTACAACCGCGAGACCCTGGAGGTCAAGATCCGCGGCCGCTCGATCGCCGACGTGCTTGACATGACCGTCGACGAAGGGGTCGACTTTTTCGAGAATATCCCCAACATCGCGCGCAAGCTGCAGTTGATGCAAGACGTCGGCCTCGGGTACATTAAGATCGGTCAACCCTCCCCGACGCTCTCGGGGGGGGAGGCGCAGCGCGTCAAACTCGCCGCCGAACTCGGCAAACGCTCGACCGGCAAAACGCTCTACATCCTCGACGAGCCCACCACGGGGCTGCACTTCGACGACGTCCGCAAGCTTCTCGGTGTGCTCCATCGTCTCGTCGAAGGGGGTAACACCTTGGTGGTGATCGAGCACAACCTAGACGTGATCAAGACCGCCGACTGGATCGTCGACCTCGGCCCCGACGGGGGTGCGCGCGGTGGCAGCATTGTCGCCGAAGGGACCCCGGAGGCGGTCGCCGCACATCCGACCTCCTCGACGGGCGCCTATTTGCGCCTTATCCCCGAGCTTGCCGCGCGGCTGCCGGAGCTCACCCCCGCATGA
- a CDS encoding NAD(P)/FAD-dependent oxidoreductase: MSATNVDVTVVGAGVGGLVAARALKRAGLTVQVFEKSRGVGGRAATRRVRMGASETPVDHGAQYFTARDARFREQVEAWLAEGDLRVWSAGFHTLKGRSLIPPEAGHPRYAFASGLSTLGKQLAAELSVRRGARVRQLTPADGGGWRLTFEDGSHHLSPRVLLNLPAPQAREVCGPSLPPDAERALAAVRFAPCLAVIAGYPDHPPPAWRGVHVEDGGPLAWIAHDSSKRPRAPGTILVLHATPAFSTQYLETPDAAAPLMLRAAAPLGAALTQPAWTQVHRWRYARVVTPHPQPYLDGGNGLLFCGDWCGGDRLEAAYLSGLAAAERFLGSR; encoded by the coding sequence GTGTCGGCTACCAACGTCGATGTCACCGTGGTCGGCGCCGGCGTCGGTGGCCTCGTCGCCGCCCGCGCGCTAAAGCGCGCAGGGTTGACGGTACAGGTTTTTGAAAAGAGCCGCGGGGTCGGTGGTCGGGCGGCGACGAGGCGCGTTCGGATGGGCGCTAGCGAGACGCCAGTCGATCACGGCGCTCAGTACTTTACGGCTCGAGACGCACGCTTTCGGGAGCAGGTCGAGGCGTGGCTGGCCGAGGGGGATCTTCGGGTTTGGAGCGCGGGGTTTCACACGCTCAAGGGCCGCAGCCTCATACCACCCGAAGCGGGGCACCCCCGCTACGCCTTCGCGAGTGGCCTGAGCACCCTCGGCAAACAGCTCGCGGCGGAGCTCTCGGTCCGCCGTGGCGCGCGCGTGAGGCAGCTGACGCCCGCTGACGGGGGTGGCTGGCGGCTGACTTTCGAGGACGGCAGCCATCACCTCAGCCCGCGCGTGCTCCTCAACCTGCCCGCTCCTCAGGCCCGCGAGGTCTGCGGCCCCTCCCTCCCGCCGGACGCCGAGCGCGCCCTGGCCGCCGTCCGTTTCGCCCCTTGCCTAGCCGTGATCGCCGGATACCCCGATCACCCGCCACCTGCGTGGCGCGGCGTCCACGTCGAGGACGGTGGCCCCTTGGCGTGGATCGCACACGACAGCAGCAAGCGCCCCCGGGCACCCGGAACCATCCTCGTCTTGCACGCTACCCCCGCGTTTTCCACCCAGTATCTGGAGACGCCCGACGCCGCTGCACCGCTGATGCTGCGAGCAGCTGCTCCTCTCGGCGCAGCACTTACCCAGCCCGCCTGGACCCAGGTTCACCGCTGGCGTTACGCGCGGGTCGTGACGCCTCACCCGCAGCCCTACCTCGACGGGGGCAACGGGCTTCTCTTCTGCGGCGACTGGTGCGGTGGCGACCGGCTCGAGGCGGCTTACCTGTCGGGCCTCGCGGCTGCCGAACGGTTTCTCGGCTCGCGTTGA
- a CDS encoding L-serine ammonia-lyase, iron-sulfur-dependent, subunit beta, whose product MTLNELAQVPGRASEAVLRASTPPEEREALLSAMAGRLAEMRDAVRRGLATKAPSRTGMVGWNAATLWEADDRLGAPLLKRVQAYAMAVNEENARMGRIVAAPTAGSAGTLPGALLGTADHLGIPDEVLVMPLVLAAGVGEAISQTMFIAGASGGCGAEIGPSAAMAAAAVCELLGGGARAAVHAAAMALMNTIGLVCDPVGGFVEVPCVSRNAFYSVHAVAAAQLALAGLESFIPPDEVVGAMASVGRLLPPELRETGEGGVADTPTGRMIALKMA is encoded by the coding sequence ATGACCCTTAACGAGCTCGCGCAGGTTCCCGGGCGCGCCTCGGAGGCGGTCCTTAGGGCGAGCACCCCCCCCGAGGAGCGGGAGGCGCTCCTCTCGGCGATGGCGGGGCGCCTCGCCGAGATGCGCGACGCCGTGCGGCGCGGTCTCGCCACGAAGGCGCCCAGCCGCACCGGGATGGTCGGTTGGAACGCCGCCACCCTCTGGGAGGCCGACGACCGCCTCGGGGCGCCCCTGCTAAAGCGCGTGCAAGCCTACGCGATGGCGGTCAACGAGGAAAACGCCCGGATGGGGCGGATCGTCGCCGCACCGACGGCGGGGAGCGCGGGGACGCTGCCCGGGGCGCTTTTAGGCACCGCCGATCACCTCGGAATCCCCGATGAGGTGCTCGTCATGCCGCTCGTGCTCGCCGCCGGCGTCGGCGAGGCGATCTCGCAGACGATGTTTATCGCGGGCGCCTCGGGCGGGTGCGGGGCGGAGATCGGCCCCTCGGCGGCGATGGCGGCGGCGGCCGTCTGCGAGCTCTTAGGTGGCGGGGCGCGCGCGGCGGTGCACGCGGCGGCGATGGCCCTCATGAACACCATCGGGTTGGTGTGCGACCCCGTCGGTGGGTTTGTCGAGGTGCCCTGCGTGTCGCGCAACGCCTTTTACAGCGTGCACGCGGTTGCCGCGGCGCAGCTCGCGCTCGCCGGGCTCGAGTCCTTCATCCCCCCCGACGAGGTCGTCGGCGCGATGGCGTCCGTCGGCCGCCTCCTCCCCCCCGAGCTGCGTGAAACGGGCGAGGGGGGCGTCGCCGACACCCCTACCGGGCGGATGATCGCCCTCAAGATGGCCTAG
- a CDS encoding lysophospholipid acyltransferase family protein, translated as MILPPDPARVRELWFYLFAAFVVRNGARLFLGLRVEGVEHIPREGGLIIAGNHISSFDPPIIGSLVPREIHFMAKRELFDKQPMRWIAEHLMAFPVDRERNDTKAIKDALRFLRAGLAVGIFPQGTRNAGDAQALDGAAFLAQRAGVPLQPVAIWREGRAFRVRFGRPLPPSGRSKAEMRALTETLMAHINALLPPHLRAQASGETTRSDAPAPSETPANGPTLMEQGA; from the coding sequence ATGATCCTCCCGCCGGACCCCGCTAGGGTGCGCGAGCTGTGGTTCTACCTCTTCGCCGCCTTTGTGGTGCGTAACGGCGCGCGCCTCTTTCTCGGGCTGCGCGTCGAGGGCGTAGAGCATATCCCCAGAGAGGGGGGGCTGATCATCGCCGGCAACCACATCTCGAGCTTCGACCCGCCGATCATCGGCTCGCTGGTACCGCGCGAAATCCACTTCATGGCCAAGCGCGAGCTTTTCGACAAGCAGCCCATGCGCTGGATCGCCGAGCACCTCATGGCGTTCCCCGTCGACCGCGAGCGCAACGATACCAAAGCCATCAAAGACGCCCTGCGCTTTTTGCGCGCGGGGCTCGCCGTCGGGATCTTTCCGCAAGGTACCCGCAACGCCGGCGACGCCCAGGCGCTCGACGGCGCCGCCTTTTTGGCCCAACGGGCCGGGGTGCCGCTGCAACCTGTGGCGATCTGGCGCGAAGGGCGCGCGTTTCGCGTCCGCTTCGGCCGCCCCCTGCCGCCGTCCGGCCGCTCCAAAGCGGAGATGCGCGCCCTCACCGAGACGCTCATGGCGCACATCAACGCCCTCTTGCCCCCGCACCTGCGCGCTCAAGCGAGCGGTGAGACGACCCGCTCGGACGCGCCAGCGCCGTCCGAGACGCCCGCAAACGGGCCAACGCTTATGGAGCAGGGTGCCTGA
- a CDS encoding sulfotransferase family protein, producing MNHLAGSPSEADIAPAQGTRQTLRKAPPPPQLHGSSRLLPTFLVIGAMKSGTSSLYIYLKQHPEIYLADIKEPHFFAFDPSPRASLEAAPGYRQKAKYMVTDRSAYEALFTAATPSQARGEASAMYLYYPGTAERIRAALPEVQLIAILRNPIERAYSAFLHQLREGNETLTDFGAALQLEEERIAQDYMPMWHYTRAGFYFEQLSRYYAVFDPSQIHVYLYEDLQRDPLALVQELYRVIGVDPGFVPDTTKQYNRSGVPKNRLLHRVHRFLKGNHPIKTVGKRLLPLPAAVRSRFKLNLIAQIEAANLKKPPLDPAVRAQLVERYRSDVLELQDLIGRDLSHWLT from the coding sequence ATGAACCATCTCGCCGGCTCGCCCTCTGAAGCCGACATAGCTCCCGCTCAGGGGACGAGGCAAACCCTCCGGAAAGCCCCTCCCCCCCCGCAACTCCACGGAAGCTCCCGGCTGCTACCGACTTTTTTGGTGATCGGCGCGATGAAGTCGGGGACAAGCTCCTTATACATCTATCTCAAGCAGCACCCCGAGATCTATCTCGCTGACATTAAAGAGCCGCACTTCTTCGCCTTCGACCCCTCCCCCCGGGCGTCCCTCGAGGCTGCCCCCGGCTACCGCCAAAAAGCCAAGTACATGGTCACCGACCGCTCAGCGTACGAAGCGCTCTTCACGGCGGCGACCCCCTCACAGGCCAGGGGCGAAGCCTCGGCGATGTACCTCTACTACCCGGGCACCGCCGAGCGCATCCGAGCAGCGCTCCCCGAGGTGCAGCTCATCGCCATTTTGCGCAACCCCATCGAGCGGGCTTACTCGGCCTTTTTGCACCAACTTCGGGAGGGCAACGAGACCCTCACCGATTTTGGGGCGGCGCTGCAGCTCGAGGAGGAGCGCATCGCCCAAGACTACATGCCCATGTGGCACTACACGCGCGCCGGGTTCTACTTCGAGCAGCTGTCGCGCTACTACGCCGTCTTTGACCCCTCGCAGATCCACGTCTACCTCTACGAGGACCTTCAGCGCGATCCCCTAGCGCTCGTTCAGGAGCTCTACCGCGTCATCGGCGTCGATCCCGGCTTCGTCCCGGACACCACGAAGCAGTACAACCGCTCCGGCGTGCCCAAAAACAGGCTGCTGCACCGCGTGCACCGTTTTCTTAAAGGGAACCACCCTATCAAAACGGTCGGTAAACGGCTCCTGCCACTGCCCGCTGCGGTGCGCAGCCGCTTCAAACTCAACCTCATCGCGCAGATCGAGGCGGCCAACCTGAAAAAACCCCCCCTCGACCCCGCCGTGCGCGCGCAGCTCGTCGAGCGCTACCGCAGCGACGTCCTCGAGCTGCAAGACCTCATCGGCCGCGACCTCTCGCACTGGCTCACCTAG
- a CDS encoding NAD(P)/FAD-dependent oxidoreductase encodes MLYPPKRPRVVIIGAGFAGLYAAKALRRDPVEVLVIDQNNYHTFQPLIYQVATAGLEPGDVAHNVRAIFHRQTNFAFRQATVTGVDWEGKTLELAGGAREAFDYLILAAGAVYNDFGVPGVQEHAFFLKSLTEAVNIRSHILRQLERASADPTLVDQGVLNIVIVGGGPTGVEMAGALTELFSRVLPQDYPELDLAKAKIILVETMDHLLPPYSEASRTYAETVLRERGVELRLGSTLTAVRPHEVELKSGEVIPTQTLIWAAGVRGHPLVDALGVELERGHRIKVNPDLSLPGRPFAFAAGDLAGSKDASGRLHPQVAPVAIQHGKHIARTIRRQLRGQPTTAFSYFDKGSMAIIGRNAGVAELSRAFLGLRLRGLLGWLAWLFIHLIYLPGYQNRFSAFFNWVYNYLTFDRHSRLITDMRPALSEVTDTSHQVVPEQRVSEPPPRIAKREAAASPRRREPHPT; translated from the coding sequence ATGCTCTACCCCCCCAAAAGGCCGCGCGTCGTGATCATCGGCGCCGGCTTTGCTGGGCTCTACGCCGCCAAAGCGTTGCGCCGCGACCCCGTCGAGGTGCTCGTCATCGACCAGAACAACTACCACACCTTTCAGCCCCTCATCTACCAGGTCGCGACCGCTGGCCTCGAGCCCGGCGACGTCGCGCACAACGTGCGCGCGATCTTTCACCGGCAGACCAACTTCGCCTTTCGCCAGGCTACCGTCACGGGTGTCGACTGGGAGGGAAAGACGCTCGAGCTCGCCGGCGGCGCGCGCGAGGCGTTCGACTACCTCATCCTCGCCGCGGGGGCGGTGTACAACGACTTCGGGGTACCCGGGGTCCAAGAGCACGCGTTTTTTCTCAAGTCGCTCACCGAAGCGGTCAACATCCGCTCTCACATCCTGCGCCAGCTCGAGCGCGCGAGCGCCGACCCCACCCTCGTCGACCAGGGGGTGCTCAACATCGTCATCGTCGGGGGTGGGCCGACAGGGGTCGAGATGGCGGGGGCGCTCACCGAGCTCTTTAGCCGCGTGCTGCCGCAGGACTACCCCGAGCTCGACCTCGCCAAAGCCAAGATCATCCTCGTCGAGACGATGGACCACCTTCTCCCGCCCTACAGCGAGGCGTCGCGCACCTACGCCGAGACGGTGCTGCGCGAACGCGGCGTCGAGCTGCGCCTAGGTTCGACGCTGACCGCCGTGCGCCCGCACGAGGTCGAACTCAAGAGTGGCGAGGTCATCCCCACGCAGACGCTGATCTGGGCAGCGGGGGTGCGCGGGCACCCGCTCGTTGACGCGCTCGGGGTGGAGCTCGAGCGCGGCCACCGCATCAAGGTCAACCCCGACCTCAGCCTTCCGGGCCGCCCCTTCGCCTTCGCCGCTGGCGACCTCGCGGGCAGCAAGGACGCGAGCGGTCGGCTGCACCCGCAGGTCGCGCCGGTCGCCATTCAGCACGGCAAGCACATCGCCAGAACCATCCGCAGGCAGCTCCGCGGCCAACCCACGACGGCGTTTTCCTACTTCGACAAGGGCAGCATGGCGATCATCGGGCGCAACGCCGGCGTCGCCGAGCTCTCGCGGGCGTTTTTGGGGCTCCGGCTGCGCGGGCTTTTGGGTTGGCTCGCGTGGCTTTTCATCCACCTCATCTACTTGCCCGGCTACCAAAACCGCTTCAGCGCCTTTTTCAACTGGGTATACAACTACCTGACCTTCGACCGACACTCACGCCTGATTACCGACATGCGCCCCGCTTTGAGCGAGGTCACCGATACGAGCCACCAAGTCGTCCCCGAGCAGAGGGTCTCCGAACCACCCCCCCGCATCGCCAAGCGCGAAGCCGCGGCCTCACCCCGGCGCCGAGAGCCGCACCCCACCTAG
- a CDS encoding IS5 family transposase (programmed frameshift), with product MARTDLSEKQWRALKAHLPANPQRGHAYVDHRRVINGILWRLKTGAPWRDVPERYGAWQTCWDRFTRWERSGDWQRILQALQAHADATGDIDWDGAALDSSHIKAHRSAAGARKRPAEGRKKGGLTDEWLGHSRGGHTSKVHVCADGKVRPLSLVVTAGQRNDAAWLERVLDEIHVPRLGRGRPRKRPSQLRLDRAYSFKKQRQGLRRRNIRCISPEREDAKKHRLAKGSKGGRPPAFDTKAYKGRNVIERCINRLKDFRAVATRYDKRGRNYLAGVLVASIILWL from the exons ATGGCACGGACGGACTTAAGCGAGAAACAGTGGCGAGCGTTAAAAGCGCATTTACCTGCGAATCCCCAACGCGGCCACGCCTACGTTGACCATCGCCGAGTTATCAACGGCATTTTGTGGCGGCTCAAGACTGGAGCACCTTGGCGAGATGTTCCTGAGCGCTACGGAGCCTGGCAAACCTGCTGGGACCGGTTCACGAGGTGGGAACGTAGCGGTGACTGGCAGCGCATCCTACAAGCCCTTCAAGCGCATGCCGACGCCACAGGCGATATTGACTGGGACGGAGCGGCCTTGGACAGCAGTCACATCAAAGCCCACCGGAGCGCTGCAGGTGCGAGAAAGCGGCCCGCCGAGG GGCGAAAAAAGGGGGGCTTGACAGATGAGTGGTTAGGCCACTCGCGTGGCGGGCATACCAGCAAAGTTCATGTCTGTGCTGATGGGAAGGTTCGCCCCCTGTCCCTTGTCGTGACCGCCGGGCAACGCAACGATGCCGCTTGGTTGGAGCGGGTGCTCGACGAGATACACGTACCACGTTTAGGTAGAGGGCGACCCCGAAAGCGCCCCTCACAGCTCCGCTTGGACCGGGCTTACAGCTTTAAGAAGCAGCGCCAAGGGTTGAGGCGACGGAACATTCGCTGTATCAGCCCTGAGCGAGAAGACGCCAAAAAGCACCGGCTCGCCAAGGGCTCCAAAGGTGGGCGTCCACCTGCTTTTGATACCAAGGCGTACAAGGGGCGCAACGTCATTGAGCGCTGCATCAACCGACTTAAAGACTTTCGTGCTGTAGCAACCCGCTATGACAAGCGGGGTCGGAACTACCTCGCGGGCGTGCTTGTCGCCTCCATTATCCTCTGGCTCTAA
- the sdaAB gene encoding L-serine ammonia-lyase, iron-sulfur-dependent subunit beta has product MGLLDVIGPVMVGPSSSHTAGACRLALLARNTLLTPPTRATLTLHGSFAKTAKGHGTDRALAAGLLGFFPDDPRIPEALTLAERAGLELEFRSRDLGDVHPNTVQLELENASERVSVLGSSVGGGLVRVVRVNGFEILFSGAYHTLLVGHTDQPGAIATVARILADDGVNIATLHCARRQRGGAAMMSLEIDRRPAQFVLDYLSQLRVVSWLRMLPEVMQTAAPTPAAPSPQEVPHDP; this is encoded by the coding sequence ATGGGTCTACTCGACGTGATCGGGCCGGTGATGGTGGGGCCCTCGAGCAGCCACACGGCGGGCGCCTGCCGCCTCGCGCTGCTCGCGCGCAACACCCTCCTCACGCCGCCGACGCGCGCCACCCTGACGCTCCACGGTTCGTTCGCCAAGACCGCCAAGGGTCACGGTACCGACCGTGCGCTCGCCGCCGGGCTCTTGGGCTTTTTTCCGGACGACCCGCGCATCCCCGAGGCGCTCACGCTCGCCGAACGCGCGGGGCTCGAGCTCGAGTTTCGTAGCCGCGACCTCGGCGACGTGCACCCCAACACCGTGCAGCTCGAACTCGAAAACGCCAGCGAAAGGGTGAGCGTGCTCGGCTCGAGCGTAGGCGGCGGTTTGGTGCGCGTGGTTCGCGTCAACGGCTTTGAGATCCTCTTCTCCGGCGCCTACCACACCCTGTTGGTGGGCCACACCGACCAACCGGGGGCTATTGCCACCGTGGCGCGCATCTTAGCCGACGACGGGGTCAACATCGCGACCCTCCACTGCGCGCGGCGCCAACGCGGCGGAGCGGCGATGATGTCGCTTGAAATCGACCGCCGCCCCGCGCAGTTCGTCCTCGACTACCTCTCGCAGCTGAGGGTGGTGAGCTGGCTGCGGATGCTCCCCGAGGTGATGCAGACCGCCGCCCCCACACCCGCAGCCCCGAGCCCCCAGGAGGTCCCGCATGACCCTTAA